One genomic region from Gossypium hirsutum isolate 1008001.06 chromosome D13, Gossypium_hirsutum_v2.1, whole genome shotgun sequence encodes:
- the LOC107918945 gene encoding F-box protein PP2-B15 has product MNLDLLPDDCFAHILSLTSPIDACRISLVSSSIRISANSDNVWEKFLPPDYQQILTRLRHPLIFSSKKHLFFRLCNPHLIDGGLKTFSLEKTTGKKQYMLSARELNIAWADNPLFWSWKPFPTSRFVEAVELRTIWWLEIQGKINSGMLSPKTTYECYVIVKFVDRAYGLDFLPSKVTVEIGNVKSEGNVYLRQYESKKQCLETLWYSNRMELVLRSMAFRGIMEERVACKREDGWIEIELGSFYNNGGDNLEVKMSLKEVTGTHLKGGLVVEGIELRPKQQTTANHM; this is encoded by the exons ATGAATTTAGATCTTTTACCTGATGACTGCTTTGCACATATTCTTTCCCTCACATCTCCCATTGATGCCTGTCGAATCTCGCTTGTTTCTTCCTCCATTCGGATTTCAGCTAATTCCGACAATGTTTGGGAAAAATTCCTGCCACCAGATTATCAACAAATTCTCACCAGGCTACGCCATCCTTTAATTTTCTCCTCCAAAAAACACTTGTTCTTCAGGTTATGTAACCCACATCTAATTGATGGAGGCCTTAAG ACGTTTTCATTAGAGAAGACAACAGGTAAAAAACAATATATGTTGAGTGCAAGGGAGTTGAACATAGCATGGGCCGACAACCCTCTCTTCTGGTCCTGGAAACCTTTCCCAACATCAAG GTTTGTCGAAGCAGTAGAACTTCGAACCATATGGTGGTTGGAAATCCAAGGCAAGATCAATTCTGGTATGCTGTCTCCAAAAACAACCTACGAGTGTTATGTTATTGTGAAATTTGTGGATCGTGCATATGGGTTAGATTTTTTGCCATCAAAAGTTACAGTGGAAATTGGAAATGTGAAATCAGAAGGGAATGTTTATCTACGGCAATACGAAAGTAAGAAACAATGTTTAGAAACACTCTGGTATTCGAACCGGATGGAATTAGTTCTAAGATCAATGGCCTTTAGAGGGATAATGGAAGAAAGGGTTGCTTGCAAACGTGAAGATGGATGGATTGAGATTGAACTGGGAAGTTTTTATAATAATGGAGGTGATAATTTAGAAGTAAAGATGTCACTAAAGGAAGTCACAGGAACGCACCTTAAAGGAGGGCTTGTTGTGGAGGGGATTGAGCTTAGGCCAAAGCAACAGACAACCGCCAATCATATGTGA
- the LOC107920461 gene encoding uncharacterized protein, producing the protein MSENDTPISGFIPLNSSDAAGKSAPTTRGSELMMFPLDAVKSRSTRKVLNSSLGNCLSKGSFVKLPKTLRVEFVIPTLGLHMAVNACAAAAIATSMGVLFLKLEDPYLDTFLLV; encoded by the exons ATGTCTGAAAATGATACTCCGATATCTGGTTTTATCCCTCTAAATAGCTCTGAT GCTGCTGGCAAGTCGGCACCGACAACTAGAG GAAGTGAACTTATGATGTTTCCATTGGATGCAGTGAAATCCAGAAGTACCAGAAAAGTACTGAACTCCTCATTAGGAAACTGCCTTTCTAAAGGCTCGTTCGTGAAATTGCCCAAGACTTTAAG GGTAGAGTTTGTGATTCCAACTTTGGGTCTGCATATGGCTGTCAATGCATGTGCAGCAGCAGCAATTGCAACTTCTATGGGTGTCCTCTTTCTCAAGTTGGAAGATCCTTATCTCGATACATTCCTGTTAGTATGA
- the LOC107918890 gene encoding putative pectinesterase/pectinesterase inhibitor 22, translating to MAFPNFFLIILLLLPSSQVLSDVQPNLNTQPLLMQACEGIDDRDLCLSNIRTHLQNLEPHAPSSVLHAALRTTLNEARQAIETMTRFTGLSVSYREQIAIEDCKELLDFSVSELAWSLTEMRKIRDGDTRAEYEGNLKAWLSAALSNQDTCLEGFEGTDRHLESFIRGSLKQVTQLIGNVLAMYTQLHTLPFRPPRNSTSTYTSSNFPEWITDGDQELLRNHSSRMHAHAVVSLDGSGRYQTITDAINEAPSYSNRRYVIYVKRGVYKENIDMKKKKTNIMLVGDGIGQTVVTADRNFMQGWTTFRTATVAVSGKGFIARDITFRNTAGPENHQAVALRVDSDQSAFFRCSIEGYQDTLYVHSLRQFYRECNIYGTIDFIFGNGAAVLQNCKIFTRVPLPLQKVTVTAQGRKSPNQNTGFSIQNSYILATQPTYLGRPWKPYSRTVFMNTYMGGMVQPRGWLEWYGDFALNTLWYGEYRNYGRGSSLSGRVKWPGYHIIRDAATANSFTVGRFLNGRSWLPATGVKFTEGLTN from the exons ATGGCCTTTcccaatttttttcttattattctcTTGCTCTTACCTTCATCTCAAGTTTTATCTGATGTCCAACCCAACTTAAACACTCAACCATTGCTCATGCAGGCTTGTGAAGGCATTGATGACCGTGATTTATGCCTCTCAAATATTCGAACTCACCTTCAAAACTTGGAGCCTCACGCCCCATCTTCTGTTTTGCATGCTGCACTAAGGACCACGCTGAATGAAGCCAGACAGGCCATTGAAACGATGACAAGGTTCACTGGTTTGTCTGTCAGTTACCGTGAACAAATTGCCATTGAAGATTGCAAGGAACTCCTTGATTTCTCCGTATCCGAATTGGCTTGGTCTTTAACTGAGATGAGAAAGATTCGTGATGGTGATACACGTGCTGAATATGAAGGCAACCTTAAAGCTTGGTTAAGTGCTGCGTTGAGTAACCAAGATACCTGCCTCGAAGGCTTCGAAGGTACCGACCGACACCTTGAGAGCTTCATCAGAGGCAGCCTGAAACAAGTTACGCAACTCATCGGCAATGTTTTAGCTATGTACACTCAATTGCATACCTTGCCTTTTCGACCACCCCGCAATAGCACTTCCACGTATACGAGCTCGAACTTTCCGGAATGGATAACCGATGGTGATCAAGAGCTTCTACGAAATCATTCAAGTCGCATGCATGCTCATGCCGTTGTGTCGTTAGATGGTAGTGGACGTTATCAGACGATAACCGATGCCATTAATGAAGCTCCAAGTTATAGTAATAGGAGGTACGTCATTTATGTGAAGAGGGGAGTTTACAAGGAGAACATCgacatgaagaagaagaaaaccaaTATTATGCTTGTCGGTGATGGAATTGGACAAACTGTAGTCACAGCGGACCGGAATTTCATGCAAGGATGGACAACATTTCGAACTGCCACTGTTG CTGTTTCTGGAAAGGGATTTATAGCAAGAGACATAACGTTTCGAAACACGGCCGGACCAGAGAACCACCAGGCGGTGGCTCTCCGAGTGGATTccgatcaatcggctttctttcGTTGCAGTATCGAAGGGTATCAGGATACCCTCTACGTTCACTCCCTCCGCCAATTTTATCGAGAATGCAACATTTATGGCACCATAGACTTCATTTTTGGCAATGGAGCAGCTGTTCTCCAGAACTGCAAGATATTCACTCGAGTCCCATTGCCACTCCAGAAGGTGACGGTTACCGCTCAGGGGCGGAAAAGCCCGAATCAGAACACCGGCTTTTCGATTCAGAATAGCTATATTCTAGCCACCCAACCGACTTACTTAGGAAGGCCATGGAAGCCATATTCGAGGACAGTTTTTATGAATACTTACATGGGTGGTATGGTGCAGCCTAGAGGGTGGCTTGAGTGGTATGGGGACTTCGCCTTGAACACACTTTGGTATGGTGAGTATAGGAACTATGGCCGTGGTTCTTCATTATCTGGACGGGTTAAATGGCCTGGTTACCACATTATCCGAGATGCTGCCACTGCTAATTCCTTCACTGTTGGGAGGTTCCTTAACGGACGTTCATGGTTGCCGGCAACCGGCGTCAAGTTCACTGAAGGCCTGACCAATTAG